A stretch of the Bradyrhizobium sp. CCBAU 53351 genome encodes the following:
- a CDS encoding DUF3606 domain-containing protein produces the protein MAKAKKQTARGRKQDRARVAGGQKYEVSYEAKKTGRSASAVKKAVKKVGGSRKKVERKLKGR, from the coding sequence ATGGCTAAAGCAAAGAAGCAGACCGCTCGCGGTCGCAAGCAGGACCGCGCGCGCGTCGCGGGCGGACAGAAGTATGAAGTCAGCTACGAGGCAAAGAAGACGGGCCGCTCGGCATCCGCCGTGAAGAAGGCGGTTAAGAAGGTCGGCGGCAGCCGGAAGAAAGTAGAGCGGAAGCTGAAGGGGCGCTGA